The following proteins are encoded in a genomic region of Channa argus isolate prfri chromosome 3, Channa argus male v1.0, whole genome shotgun sequence:
- the si:dkey-45d16.4 gene encoding trichohyalin isoform X3, translated as MERVVVEVPINNGFSLAGPSTTPRKRQVRFSARHDIILLREVIAQNPFASKEPGRTWARVGEIITAALKDENFEVDARRCRERTMLLLDYYKKQDFSSLRRFGTERLYAQKEDLLHEVLELEAEKGLLASSEGTKYQDDELRKQTTEELPQPEQDEPNTTVTQTPTTAEAEEEREEMAELSAAPTAKQPCQCCCQTYSEILSFLEKRSEAEQRLREEELSLRREELEIQRNCYGEGTSGS; from the exons ATGGAACGAGTGGTTGTGGAAGTACCGATCAACAACG GTTTTTCCCTTGCTGGGCCTTCCACGACCCCACGAAAGCGTCAAGTGCGTTTTTCAGCGCGGCATGACATCATCCTTCTGCGTGAGGTCATCGCCCAGAATCCCTTTGCCTCTAAAGAGCCAG GACGTACTTGGGCACGTGTGGGGGAGATTATCACAGCAGCACTCAAAGACGAAAACTTTGAGGTGGATGCCAGGAGGTGTAGGGAGAGGACCATGCTGCTGCTGGACTACTACAAGAAGCAAGACTTCTCCAGTCTGCGGAG GTTTGGTACTGAGCGGTTGTACGCCCAAAAGGAAGATCTACTCCATGAGGTTTTGGAGCTTGAGGCTGAGAAAGGACTCTTGGCCAGCAGCGAAGGCACAAAGTATCAG GACGATGAGCTGAGAAAGCAAACTACAGAAGAATTACCTCAACCAGAGCAGGACGAACCCAATACCACTGTAACACAAACACCAACTAcag cagaagcagaagaagagcGTGAGGAAATGGCTGAGTTGTCGGCGGCACCCACAGCCAAGCAGCCGTGCCAGTGCTGCTGCCAGACTTACTCTGAAATTCTCAGTTTTTTAGAGAAACGCTCGGAGGCGGAACAACGACTGCGAGAGGAGGAGCTTTCCTTGCGACGGGAGGAACTAGAGATTCAGAGAA ATTGCTATGGAGAGGGAACGTCTGGGAgctga
- the si:dkey-45d16.4 gene encoding trichohyalin isoform X1 → MERVVVEVPINNGFSLAGPSTTPRKRQVRFSARHDIILLREVIAQNPFASKEPGRTWARVGEIITAALKDENFEVDARRCRERTMLLLDYYKKQDFSSLRRFGTERLYAQKEDLLHEVLELEAEKGLLASSEGTKYQDDELRKQTTEELPQPEQDEPNTTVTQTPTTAEAEEEREEMAELSAAPTAKQPCQCCCQTYSEILSFLEKRSEAEQRLREEELSLRREELEIQRSKIAMERERLGAERKERERRFELESQERQVILDLLKEKVLKG, encoded by the exons ATGGAACGAGTGGTTGTGGAAGTACCGATCAACAACG GTTTTTCCCTTGCTGGGCCTTCCACGACCCCACGAAAGCGTCAAGTGCGTTTTTCAGCGCGGCATGACATCATCCTTCTGCGTGAGGTCATCGCCCAGAATCCCTTTGCCTCTAAAGAGCCAG GACGTACTTGGGCACGTGTGGGGGAGATTATCACAGCAGCACTCAAAGACGAAAACTTTGAGGTGGATGCCAGGAGGTGTAGGGAGAGGACCATGCTGCTGCTGGACTACTACAAGAAGCAAGACTTCTCCAGTCTGCGGAG GTTTGGTACTGAGCGGTTGTACGCCCAAAAGGAAGATCTACTCCATGAGGTTTTGGAGCTTGAGGCTGAGAAAGGACTCTTGGCCAGCAGCGAAGGCACAAAGTATCAG GACGATGAGCTGAGAAAGCAAACTACAGAAGAATTACCTCAACCAGAGCAGGACGAACCCAATACCACTGTAACACAAACACCAACTAcag cagaagcagaagaagagcGTGAGGAAATGGCTGAGTTGTCGGCGGCACCCACAGCCAAGCAGCCGTGCCAGTGCTGCTGCCAGACTTACTCTGAAATTCTCAGTTTTTTAGAGAAACGCTCGGAGGCGGAACAACGACTGCGAGAGGAGGAGCTTTCCTTGCGACGGGAGGAACTAGAGATTCAGAGAA GTAAGATTGCTATGGAGAGGGAACGTCTGGGAgctgagagaaaagagagggaacGGAGATTTGAGCTCGAGAGTCAAGAGAGACAAGTCATTTTGGACCTGCTAAAGGAGAAGGTGCTGAAAGGATGA
- the si:dkey-45d16.4 gene encoding trichohyalin isoform X2, with protein sequence MERVVVEVPINNGFSLAGPSTTPRKRQVRFSARHDIILLREVIAQNPFASKEPGRTWARVGEIITAALKDENFEVDARRCRERTMLLLDYYKKQDFSSLRRFGTERLYAQKEDLLHEVLELEAEKGLLASSEGTKYQDDELRKQTTEELPQPEQDEPNTTVTQTPTTEAEEEREEMAELSAAPTAKQPCQCCCQTYSEILSFLEKRSEAEQRLREEELSLRREELEIQRSKIAMERERLGAERKERERRFELESQERQVILDLLKEKVLKG encoded by the exons ATGGAACGAGTGGTTGTGGAAGTACCGATCAACAACG GTTTTTCCCTTGCTGGGCCTTCCACGACCCCACGAAAGCGTCAAGTGCGTTTTTCAGCGCGGCATGACATCATCCTTCTGCGTGAGGTCATCGCCCAGAATCCCTTTGCCTCTAAAGAGCCAG GACGTACTTGGGCACGTGTGGGGGAGATTATCACAGCAGCACTCAAAGACGAAAACTTTGAGGTGGATGCCAGGAGGTGTAGGGAGAGGACCATGCTGCTGCTGGACTACTACAAGAAGCAAGACTTCTCCAGTCTGCGGAG GTTTGGTACTGAGCGGTTGTACGCCCAAAAGGAAGATCTACTCCATGAGGTTTTGGAGCTTGAGGCTGAGAAAGGACTCTTGGCCAGCAGCGAAGGCACAAAGTATCAG GACGATGAGCTGAGAAAGCAAACTACAGAAGAATTACCTCAACCAGAGCAGGACGAACCCAATACCACTGTAACACAAACACCAACTAcag aagcagaagaagagcGTGAGGAAATGGCTGAGTTGTCGGCGGCACCCACAGCCAAGCAGCCGTGCCAGTGCTGCTGCCAGACTTACTCTGAAATTCTCAGTTTTTTAGAGAAACGCTCGGAGGCGGAACAACGACTGCGAGAGGAGGAGCTTTCCTTGCGACGGGAGGAACTAGAGATTCAGAGAA GTAAGATTGCTATGGAGAGGGAACGTCTGGGAgctgagagaaaagagagggaacGGAGATTTGAGCTCGAGAGTCAAGAGAGACAAGTCATTTTGGACCTGCTAAAGGAGAAGGTGCTGAAAGGATGA